The following proteins are co-located in the Vidua macroura isolate BioBank_ID:100142 chromosome 1, ASM2450914v1, whole genome shotgun sequence genome:
- the SDHAF3 gene encoding succinate dehydrogenase assembly factor 3, mitochondrial isoform X1 — MAGGARRLYRRILQLHRALPPALRDLGDRYVKEEFRRHKAAGPAEAQRFLREWEASARRPAGQGRGRERRGSAGRREGPGKNYAALIHQQINEDKQNLREKAVYGLQLTEEKLNDFRDEQIGQLKELMDEATKPNKKITISKDSEYKT; from the exons ATggcgggcggagcgcggcgccTGTACCGCCGCATCCTGCAGCTGCACCGCGCTCTGCCACCCGCCCTGCGCGACCTGGGCGACCGCTACGTCAAGGAGGAGTTCCGGAGGCACAAGGCGGCCGGGCCCGCCGAGGCCCAGCGCTTCCTGCGGGAATGGGAGGCAAGTGcccgccgccccgcggggcAGGGACgcggccgggagcggcggggctcggcggggcgcAGGGAAGGCCCCGGCAAG AACTATGCAGCACTGATCCATCAACAAATTAATGAGGACAAACAAAACTTGAGAGAAAAGGCTGTATATGGACTTCAactcacagaagaaaaacttaATGACTTCCGTGATGAACAGATTGGGCAGCTGAAGGAACTGATGGATGAGGCTACCAAACctaataaaaaaatcaccatttctAAAGACTCAGAATACAAAACCTAA
- the SDHAF3 gene encoding succinate dehydrogenase assembly factor 3, mitochondrial isoform X2: MAGGARRLYRRILQLHRALPPALRDLGDRYVKEEFRRHKAAGPAEAQRFLREWENYAALIHQQINEDKQNLREKAVYGLQLTEEKLNDFRDEQIGQLKELMDEATKPNKKITISKDSEYKT; the protein is encoded by the exons ATggcgggcggagcgcggcgccTGTACCGCCGCATCCTGCAGCTGCACCGCGCTCTGCCACCCGCCCTGCGCGACCTGGGCGACCGCTACGTCAAGGAGGAGTTCCGGAGGCACAAGGCGGCCGGGCCCGCCGAGGCCCAGCGCTTCCTGCGGGAATGGGAG AACTATGCAGCACTGATCCATCAACAAATTAATGAGGACAAACAAAACTTGAGAGAAAAGGCTGTATATGGACTTCAactcacagaagaaaaacttaATGACTTCCGTGATGAACAGATTGGGCAGCTGAAGGAACTGATGGATGAGGCTACCAAACctaataaaaaaatcaccatttctAAAGACTCAGAATACAAAACCTAA